In the Syntrophales bacterium genome, CCAAATTTTTCCCTTACCTTTTTATGCAGGCTGGAAACGAAAATTACATCGGGCTTTATCGCGCCAATGGCCTTGATGGATGGTGAAAAAAAGCCGCCGACGACTGCCTTATTGACCGTCTCAGACGGATAAGTGTCGTAATAGGTAACGGCCTTGACCGCGTCTCCTGCCCCTATTCCTAATATTATTTCGGTTATGCCTGGCACAAGAGAGACTACCCTCGACGGCCTTTCTGTAATAGTGATATTGTTACCCTGACTATCAGTAAACTTCACCGGATAGGAAAATACAGGTGCGGCACTCAACAGGATTATAAAAAAAACGATGGCGAATAATATTTTATTAAGAAATCTTGCTTCCGGTTTCATTTTTTCAAAATTCATAATTCAAACCAACCTTCCAGGTTAAAGGCGGCGCAGGATAGCCATCCCCGTATAAGTAATTCTTGTCGAACAGGTTTTCAATCTTCATAAACAACCTTATCTTCTTCAGGTAATAATCCGCTCGGAAATCGGCAATGAAATATCCTGGCACAGATTCCGTATTGTCCGCGCGGGAATACTGTTTTGAGACATATTTTGTGTCCAGATACACGGTTAGATCGACAAAAGGTTTATATCGTATGTCAAATTTTGCTTTATGCTCTGGTTTGCAGGGAAGCCATTTGCCCGTATCATCGTCCTTAGCTGAGAGATAGGTGTAAGATGGCTTGATCTCCAGAGAATCGCATGGTTCCCACTTACAGGAGACCTCTGTTCCCTTGAGAGTCACCTTCCCGAAATTTTCATACCCTCCTCCGGTACCCCCTTCTCCACACACATATGTTATGCGGTCTTTCACCCTGTTGTAGAAGAGAGTGATGCCCCCTTCAAATACCTTGTCCGGATGGTATGAAAAAGCGGCGCTGTAATTCATCGCCTTTTCCATACCCAGATCGGGATTTGGCGATGTTGTGCTGCTTTCGTAATATCTCTGAAGGAATGAAGGGGCGTTATTGGTCTTTACAGCAGCGGTCCGGATGCTAAAATTGTCCCTGTCAAAACACAGTTTAATCTCGGGATTAACCACCTCTTGAAATTCAGAGTAATAAGCACAGCGCACCCCACCGCTTAAAGTCAGCGGAAGATTCTCAAAACGATGATCTTTTGAAAGATGAATTCCGCATTTTTCTTCCTGTTTCGTCTTAACCTTATTTCCGCTTACCTCGGCAATCGCAAAATCTACCCCCGTGTTTATCTCCCCGAATTTTCGCTTTAAATCCTCCATTAATGACCAGCTGTTCAAGACAGTCTCCAGTCCGCTGTCCGGGTTTCTGCTTCCCCTTCTAAAGCGGCTTATGTGTGTGCCGCTTTTTAAGCCCCTGATCTGACATAGGAGAGAGGAACCGAAGGTCTCGTTTTCTGATCTGGATCTCGGGGTCGGGAAGGCGGGCAAACCAGGCATTCCTCTATCTTCTTTGTCAAAATCTAATGACAAATCAAACGAATACTCCTTAGATGGCGAATAATTAACTTTTGTTCCTATCCTTTTTTTATCTCTATCGTCATTTTCTCTAAAACCGTCGGTCTTATCCCAGCCGGCGGATAATCCGACGCCGAAAGGTTTGATGTCCTGCCTGCAATTGACGCTTAAGCTCCGGGTTTTGAAATTTCCGCCATAGACCTCAATATTCCCCCTGTCTCCCTCAAGTTTTTTAGTCGTTATACTGATCACACCCCCGCTGCTGTCATCTCCAAAGGCTACGCTTCCACCTCCCTGTAGATTTCTATCCTTTCAATATTGTTTATGGAAACTAAATTCCACTTAACGGCGCGATGGCTTGACAGAGGGTCATGAATCGGCCGACCGTCGAGCAGAACTCGAACCATATAAGAACCCTGGAGGCAGACAGTGTGTTCACTGGCATCTACACCGGGTATTTGATTCAGGAGTTCTACTACTGTCCTGACATTCATCTCTTTAATCTCGTCGGCAGTGATTATAATCCTGCCG is a window encoding:
- a CDS encoding Plug domain-containing protein, with protein sequence MSSKSFIIFLTIVGMLIYIPSSRANEEKTVGNSGRIIITADEIKEMNVRTVVELLNQIPGVDASEHTVCLQGSYMVRVLLDGRPIHDPLSSHRAVKWNLVSINNIERIEIYREVEA
- a CDS encoding TonB-dependent receptor; this encodes MISITTKKLEGDRGNIEVYGGNFKTRSLSVNCRQDIKPFGVGLSAGWDKTDGFRENDDRDKKRIGTKVNYSPSKEYSFDLSLDFDKEDRGMPGLPAFPTPRSRSENETFGSSLLCQIRGLKSGTHISRFRRGSRNPDSGLETVLNSWSLMEDLKRKFGEINTGVDFAIAEVSGNKVKTKQEEKCGIHLSKDHRFENLPLTLSGGVRCAYYSEFQEVVNPEIKLCFDRDNFSIRTAAVKTNNAPSFLQRYYESSTTSPNPDLGMEKAMNYSAAFSYHPDKVFEGGITLFYNRVKDRITYVCGEGGTGGGYENFGKVTLKGTEVSCKWEPCDSLEIKPSYTYLSAKDDDTGKWLPCKPEHKAKFDIRYKPFVDLTVYLDTKYVSKQYSRADNTESVPGYFIADFRADYYLKKIRLFMKIENLFDKNYLYGDGYPAPPLTWKVGLNYEF